The proteins below are encoded in one region of Tachypleus tridentatus isolate NWPU-2018 chromosome 4, ASM421037v1, whole genome shotgun sequence:
- the LOC143248767 gene encoding hippocampus abundant transcript 1 protein-like: protein MTRKISKKVAGLIIRSRKTIMKDGFIMLGMGEPNVYHAAAVIFLEFFAWGLLTTPMITVLNDTFPDHTFLMNGLIMGIKGFLSFLSAPLIGALSDIWGRKVFLLLTVFFTCSPIPLMRIYTWWYFAMISISGVFAVTFSVVFAYVADVTEEQERSSAYGLVSATFAASLVTSPALGAYLSQTYSDNLVVALASAIALLDFFFILVVVPESLPEKLRPTSWEESITWKHADPFSALRKVGKDQMIWMLCMAVFLSYLPEAGQYSCFFVYLRLVMGFSAEEVALFIAVVGLLSVVAQTMVLTLLMKTLGSKNTIMVGLFFEMLQLMCYGFCSQRWILWAAGGFVSMCSITYPAISAFVSTRAEIDKQGVVQGMITGMRGLCNGLGPAVYGLIFYLFHVDLSEKTHRGDLPDGTQNNEYSNFTRMINPEDTQLVPGPPFVFGAFLVMVALLVAAFIPESHPVGHTHQQALISADSDPDILQKCTDGTQPLLQDSISL, encoded by the exons ATGAcaagaaaaatatcaaagaagGTTGCTGGTCTTATTATTAGAAGCAGGAAAACCATTATGAAAGATGGCTTCATT ATGTTGGGAATGGGTGAGCCGAATGTTTATCATGCTGCTGCTGTGATTTTTCTCGAATTTTTTGCCTGGGGATTATTGACAACTCCAATGATTACa GTTTTAAATGACACATTTCCTGATCATACTTTCTTAATGAATGGATTGATAATGGGAATAAAG gGATTCCTTTCTTTTTTAAGTGCACCGTTGATAGGTGCACTGTCAGACATCTGGGGAAGGAAAGTGTTCTTGTTGTTGACAGTTTTTTTCACATGCTCACCTATTCCTTTAATGAGGATTTACACATG GTGGTACTTTGCTATGATATCAATATCAGGTGTATTTGCTGTAACTTTTTCTGTCGTGTTTGCCTACGTGGCAGATGTCACAGAAGAACAAGAAAGAAGTTCTGCATATGGTCTG GTTTCTGCCACATTTGCAGCCAGTCTAGTCACGAGCCCTGCCCTAGGAGCTTACCTCTCGCAGACTTATAGTGATAATCTAGTGGTGGCACTGGCATCAGCCATAGCtctgttggatttttttttcatcctgGTAGTTGTACCAGAATCGCTACCTGAAAAATTGCGACCTACATCGTGGGAGGAAAGCATAACATGGAAACATGCAGATCCATTCTCT GCACTTAGGAAGGTTGGGAAAGATCAGATGATCTGGATGCTGTGTATGGCAGTATTTCTTTCTTACCTACCAGAAGCTGGCCAGTActcatgtttctttgtttacttaaGATTG GTAATGGGATTTTCAGCTGAAGAAGTTGCTTTATTTATAGCAGTGGTTGGTCTTCTCTCTGTAGTGGCACAG ACTATGGTCTTGACTCTTCTGATGAAGACACTAGGAAGCAAAAACACCATCATGGTTGGGCTCTTCTTTGAGATGCTTCAGTTGATGTGCTACGGCTTCTGTTCTCAGCGATG GATTTTGTGGGCAGCTGGTGGGTTTGTTTCCATGTGCAGTATTACTTACCCAGCTATTAGTGCTTTTGTCTCAACACGTGCAGAAATTGACAAACAAG GAGTGGTTCAAGGCATGATTACGGGAATGAGAGGGCTGTGTAATGGATTAGGTCCTGCTGTATACGGGTTGATCTTTTACCTCTTTCATGTGGACTTGAGTGAAAAAACCCACAGAGGAGATTTACCTGATGGAACtcagaataatgaatattctAATTTTACAAGAATGATAAATCCAGAAGATACTCAG CTAGTTCCTGGACCACCTTTTGTGTTTGGAGCCTTTCTTGTGATGGTTGCTTTGTTGGTTGCTGCTTTTATTCCAGAGTCTCATCCGGTTGGTCACACACACCAGCAGGCTTTAATTTCTGCTGACAGTGACCCAGACATTCTTCAGAAGTGTACAGATGGAACACAGCCTCTTCTACAAGACTCAATTTCTTTATAG